The DNA region ACAAACGATCAATCTTATTCCTATCAAAACCTATTACAATATGCCCATTTATATCAATAACAGGAACTCCCATTTGCCCTGACTTCCTCACCATTTCTTCTGCTGCTTTTCTATCCTTAGATACGTCTACATCGTAAAATCTTATACCCCTTTCCCTAAAATATCTTTTTGCTGCATTACACCAAGGACAACTTGGAGTAGAGTATACAATAATCCTTAAGTTGCTACTCATA from Dictyoglomus turgidum DSM 6724 includes:
- a CDS encoding glutaredoxin family protein, which gives rise to MSSNLRIIVYSTPSCPWCNAAKRYFRERGIRFYDVDVSKDRKAAEEMVRKSGQMGVPVIDINGHIVIGFDRNKIDRLLGLR